A portion of the Oreochromis niloticus isolate F11D_XX linkage group LG10, O_niloticus_UMD_NMBU, whole genome shotgun sequence genome contains these proteins:
- the grk1b gene encoding rhodopsin kinase GRK1b, whose protein sequence is MDIGGLETVVANSAYVSARGSMDGASAAALRDKKMRARLKLPHIRNCEHMKATLDTTFDSMCVKQPIGKRLFQQYLESDATHKNAGELWKDIEEYIVCQEKDRLQKAQKIVNKYYQSASKNFCTFLEEKAIIRVKEDLKNVRGDLFKESEQQLLKHLEKVAVDGFKNSMYFLRFAQFKWMESQPFDEEWFMDFRVLGKGGFGEVFACQAKATGKMYANKKLDKKRLKKRKGYEGAIVEKRILAKVHSRFIVTLAYAFQTKTDLCLVMTIMNGGDLRFHMYNVDEKNPGFDEKRACFYTAQIICGLEHLHQHRIVYRDLKPENVLLDDAGHVRLSDLGLAVELPPGKDTTSGYAGTPGFMAPELLQKKQYDYSVDYFTLGVTVYEMIAAKGPFRVRGEKVENEEVTRRILNDPVSYTPKFSKECKDICEGLMEKDPTKRLGFKNNECAELKNQPFFKNINWGRLEAGMVPPPFVPDPKMVYAKNIDDVGAFSTIKGVVLDDKDAEFYNDFASGNVPVPWQEEMIETGVFGELNIWGEKGKLPNDLDPNYVEAKGGGCVLL, encoded by the exons ATGGACATCGGTGGCTTGGAGACTGTAGTGGCAAACTCTGCCTATGTGTCAGCCCGTGGCAGCATGGATGGAGCTTCAGCAGCTGCACTGCGTGACAAAAAGATGCGTGCCAGACTGAAACTCCCACATATCAGAAATTGTGAACACATGAAAGCAACACTAGACACCACCTTTGACAGCATGTGTGTCAAGCAACCCATCGGCAAGCGTCTCTTCCAGCAATATCTGGAGAGTGATGCAACCCATAAAAATGCTGGAGAGCTGTGGAAAGACATTGAAGAATATATCGTGTGCCAAGAGAAGGACAGACTGCAGAAGGCTCAAAAGATAGTCAATAAATACTATCAATCAGCTTCAAAGAATTTTTGCACTTTCCTAGAGGAGAAGGCCATCATTCGAGTTAAAGAAGACCTCAAGAATGTCCGTGGTGACTTATTTAAGGAGAGTGAACAACAGCTGCTCAAGCACTTGGAAAAAGTGGCTGTAGATGGCTTTAAGAACAGCATGTACTTCCTGCGTTTTGCTCAATTCAAATGGATGGAGAGCCAGCCGTTTGATGAAGAGTGGTTTATGGACTTCCGGGTACTGGGTAAAGGAGGTTTTGGCGAAGTGTTTGCTTGTCAGGCAAAGGCAACAGGCAAAATGTATGCCAACAAGAAGCTAGACAAAAAGAGGCTGAAGAAACGCAAAGGCTATGAG GGAGCAATTGTGGAGAAGCGCATCCTTGCAAAAGTTCACAGTCGGTTCATTGTGACGCTGGCTTATGCCTTCCAGACCAAGACAGACCTTTGCCTGGTTATGACCATCATGAATGGTGGTGATTTAAG GTTTCACATGTACAACGTCGACGAAAAAAATCCTGGTTTTGATGAGAAGAGAGCATGTTTCTATACAGCTCAGATCATCTGTGGGCTGGAACACCTTCATCAGCACAGAATCGTATACAGAGATCTGAAGCCAGAAAATGTACTTCTTGATGATGCAG GACATGTCCGCCTGTCAGATTTGGGTCTGGCTGTTGAACTTCCACCAGGAAAAGATACAACTTCTGGATATGCTGGGACTCCAG GTTTCATGGCACCAGAGCTGCTTCAGAAGAAGCAGTATGATTACTCTGTGGACTACTTTACTCTGGGAGTCACGGTGTATGAGATGATTGCTGCCAAAGGACCTTTTAGAGTACGAGGAGAAAAG GTTGAGAATGAAGAGGTAACTCGCAGAATTCTAAATGATCCAGTTTCTTACACACCAAAATTCAGCAAAGAATGCAAGGACATCTGCGAGGGCCTGATGGAGAAGGACCCGACTAAACGACTGGGCTTCAAAAATAACGAGTGCGCAGAGCTCAAGAATCAGccatttttcaaaaacattaaCTGGGGACGTCTAGAAGCAG GAATGGTACCGCCTCCATTTGTCCCCGATCCTAAAATGGTCTATGCCAAAAATATTGATGATGTGGGTGCCTTCAGCACAATCAAAGGTGTGGTCCTGGATGACAAGGACGCCGAGTTCTACAATGACTTTGCGTCTGGCAACGTCCCAGTACCCTGGCAGGAGGAAATGATTGAGACAGGTGTGTTTGGAGAGCTGAATATCTGGGGAGAGAAGGGGAAGTTGCCCAATGACCTTGACCCTAATTATGTGGAAGCCAAAGGGGGGGGATGTGTGCTGCTTTGA
- the sat2b gene encoding diamine acetyltransferase 2 isoform X1, which yields MNFKIRCAAKEDCKDISRMIMDLAIYEKMPDQVKISHEELERDGFCQNPFFECLVAEVPEEHKSNEGFTVIGYALYFYTYSTWKGRAVYLEDLYVMSEFRGNGIGTALLSKVAEIGKKKQCVRLQLSVLNWNTPSRDFYAAKGAQDLTVTEGWHAIRFDGQNLDNLANEAPKD from the exons atgaatttcaaaatacGGTGTGCTGCGAAAGAAGACTGCAAAGACATATCGAGGATGATAATG GATTTGGCGATTTATGAAAAGATGCCTGACCAAGTGAAGATTTCGCATGAAG AGCTAGAGCGCGATGGTTTCTGCCAGAACCCCTTCTTTGAATGCCTCGTTGCAGAAGTACCGGAAGAGCATAAGTCTAATGAGG GATTCACAGTCATCGGGTACGCCCTTTACTTTTACACTTACAGTACATGGAAGGGGCGAGCAGTATATTTGGAGGACCTGTATGTGATGTCAGAATTCAGAG GAAATGGCATTGGTACAGCTTTATTGAGCAAAGTTGCAGAG ATTGGGAAAAAGAAGCAGTGTGTGCGGCTGCAGTTGTCCGTGTTAAACTGGAACACTCCCTCTCGAGACTTTTATGCTGCTAAAGGAGCTCAGGACCTCACTGTCACTGAAGGCTGGCATGCTATCCGCTTTGATGGACAGAACCTGGACAATTTAGCAAATGAAGCGCCTAAAGATTGA
- the sat2b gene encoding diamine acetyltransferase 2 isoform X2: MNFKIRCAAKEDCKDISRMIMDLAIYEKMPDQVKISHEGFTVIGYALYFYTYSTWKGRAVYLEDLYVMSEFRGNGIGTALLSKVAEIGKKKQCVRLQLSVLNWNTPSRDFYAAKGAQDLTVTEGWHAIRFDGQNLDNLANEAPKD; this comes from the exons atgaatttcaaaatacGGTGTGCTGCGAAAGAAGACTGCAAAGACATATCGAGGATGATAATG GATTTGGCGATTTATGAAAAGATGCCTGACCAAGTGAAGATTTCGCATGAAG GATTCACAGTCATCGGGTACGCCCTTTACTTTTACACTTACAGTACATGGAAGGGGCGAGCAGTATATTTGGAGGACCTGTATGTGATGTCAGAATTCAGAG GAAATGGCATTGGTACAGCTTTATTGAGCAAAGTTGCAGAG ATTGGGAAAAAGAAGCAGTGTGTGCGGCTGCAGTTGTCCGTGTTAAACTGGAACACTCCCTCTCGAGACTTTTATGCTGCTAAAGGAGCTCAGGACCTCACTGTCACTGAAGGCTGGCATGCTATCCGCTTTGATGGACAGAACCTGGACAATTTAGCAAATGAAGCGCCTAAAGATTGA
- the LOC100692754 gene encoding claudin-15, with protein sequence MNTLIEVVALFLSFVSWILTLITLEDQHWRDSSQDGSVILTSNLYENLWMSCASDSTGNYNCRNFPSLFALPGYIQASRALMITSIVFGSFGLVATLVGMKCSKIGGENYVLKGKIAAVGGVFFLLQGLCTMIAVSWYAANITQQFFDILYQGTKYELGEALYIGWASATLAICGGSCLLCSCGIMTDNEKIPYPVQPSSRGHVLSTVAPSQSVPSNYDRNAYV encoded by the exons ATGAACACGCTCATTGAAGTCGTAGCACTTTTTCTAAGTTTTGTTAGTTGGATATTGACTCTTATAACACTAGAAGATCAGCACTGGAGGGATTCCAGTCAAGACGGGAGTGTTATATTAACTTCTAATCTCTATGAGAACCTATGGATGTCTTGTGCAAGTGACTCAACGGGGAACTATAACTGTCGTAACTTTCCATCCCTTTTTGCTCTTCCag GATACATTCAGGCCTCCCGAGCACTGATGATTACTTCAATTGTGTTTGGGTCGTTTGGCCTGGTGGCTACGCTTGTAGGAATGAAGTGCTCGAAAATAGGTGGTGAAAACTATGTTCTAAAGGGGAAGATTGCTGCAGTCGGAGGagtgttttttttactgcaag GGCTTTGCACCATGATTGCCGTGTCTTGGTACGCAGCAAACATCACCCAGCAGTTCTTTGACATTCTCTACCAAGGGACAAA GTATGAGCTTGGAGAGGCGCTTTATATTGGCTGGGCTTCAGCTACGCTTGCCATTTGTGGAGGCTCGTGCCTGCTGTGTTCCTGCGGAATTATGACTGACAATGAAAAAAT ACCGTATCCAGTCCAACCATCCTCCAGAGGACACGTGCTATCAACTGTGGCACCCTCTCAGTCTGTACCAAGCAACTATGACAGAAACGCATATGTCTAA
- the slc25a35 gene encoding solute carrier family 25 member 35 has protein sequence MDFVLSGVAACGACVFTNPLEVVKTRMQLQGELKSRGSYHVYYRNVFHAFYTIGKVEGLVGLQKGLVPGLWYQFFMNGVRLGSYAIIESSGYIHTNGRVNAVKTTVAGAVAGVVGAVMGSPIYLVKTHLQSQATSSIAVGHQYKHQGMTHALVAIYRNHGILGLWRGSSAAVPRVSVGSAAQLSTFSSSKELVIDLQVFPANSWLVALSAGMISSVVVVLAMTPFDVVSTRLYNQPVDHLGKGQLYKGFTDCFSKTLKKEGLTGLYKGLGASYFRLGPHTILSLFFWDELRKFYQPFR, from the exons ATGGATTTCGTGCTGAGCGGAGTGGCGGCATGCGGAGCCTGTGTGTTCACCAACCCGCTGGAGGTCGTCAAAACTCGCATGCAGCTTCAGGGAGAGCTAAAGAGCCGCGGATCCTATCACGTTTATTATCGCAACGTCTTCCACGCTTTTTATACTATCGGCAAAGTGGAAGGACTGGTGGGATTACAGAAAGGATTAGTCCCCGGGCTGTGGTATCAGTTTTTTATGAATGGAGTCAGGCTCGGGTCGTACGCCATCATAGAGTCCTCGGGTTACATCCACACCAATGGAAGGGTCAACGCTGTCAAAACCACAGTAGCAGGGGCTGTGGCTGGAGTGGTGGGAGCTGTGATGGGCAGCCCCATATACTTG GTGAAGACTCACCTGCAGAGCCAGGCCACCTCCTCTATCGCGGTTGGTCATCAGTACAAGCACCAG GGGATGACCCACGCCCTGGTTGCCATCTACAGAAATCATGGCATTCTGGGACTGTGGAGGGGCTCTAGTGCCGCAGTGCCGAGGGTCAGCGTGGGGTCGGCCGCTCAGCTCTccaccttctcctcctccaaGGAGCTCGTCATTGACCTGCAG GTGTTTCCAGCGAACAGCTGGCTGGTGGCCCTCAGCGCCGGCATGATCAGTagtgtggtggtggtgctggctatgactccttttgatgtggTGAGCACGCGGCTCTACAACCAGCCCGTGGATCATCTGGGCAAG GGTCAGCTCTATAAAGGATTTACTGACTGCTTTTCCAAAACCCTGAAGAAGGAGGGATTGACGGGGCTTTACAAAGGCCTGGGAGCGTCTTATTTCCGACTCGGTCCACACACCATTCTTTCGTTGTTTTTCTGGGATGAACTGCGCAAATTCTACCAGCCGTTCAGATAA